The following proteins come from a genomic window of Zonotrichia leucophrys gambelii isolate GWCS_2022_RI chromosome 4, RI_Zleu_2.0, whole genome shotgun sequence:
- the SMAD1 gene encoding mothers against decapentaplegic homolog 1 — translation MNVTSLFSFTSPAVKRLLGWKQGDEEEKWAEKAVDALVKKLKKKKGAMEELEKALSCPGQPSNCVTIPRSLDGRLQVSHRKGLPHVIYCRVWRWPDLQSHHELKPLECCEFPFGSKQKEVCINPYHYKRVESPVLPPVLVPRHSEYNPQHSLLAQFRNLGQNEPHMPHNATFPDSFQQPSSHPFPHSPSSSYPNSPGSSSSTYPHSPASSDPGSPFQMPADTPPPTYLPPEDPMTHDTSQPMDTNMMAPAIPPDVHRGDVQAVAYEEPKHWCSIVYYELNNRVGEAFHASSTSILVDGFTDPSNNKNRFCLGLLSNVNRNSTIENTRRHIGKGVHLYYVGGEVYAECLSDSSIFVQSRNCNYHHGFHPTTVCKIPSGCSLKIFNNQEFAQLLAQSVNHGFETVYELTKMCTLRMSFVKGWGAEYHRQDVTSTPCWIEIHLHGPLQWLDKVLTQMGSPHNPISSVS, via the exons ATGAATGTAACAAGTTTATTCTCCTtcaccagcccagcagtgaaGAGGCTGTTGGGGTGGAAGCAAGGGGACGAAGAAGAGAAGTGGGCAGAGAAAGCTGTTGATGCATTagtgaaaaaactgaaaaagaagaaaggtgctatggaggagctggagaaagcCCTGAGCTGTCCTGGCCAGCCCAGCAACTGTGTGACAATCCCTCGTTCCCTGGATGGCCGGCTCCAGGTGTCACACAGGAAGGGGCTCCCGCACGTCATCTACTGCAGAGTGTGGCGCTGGCCCGACCTGCAGAGCCACCACGAACTGAAACCTCTGGAATGCTGCGAGTTCCCCTTTGGGTCAAAGCAGAAGGAGGTTTGCATCAATCCCTACCACTACAAGCGGGTGGAAAGTCCTG TTCTTCCTCCGGTGCTGGTGCCGAGGCACAGCGAGTAcaacccccagcacagcctcctggCGCAGTTCCGCAACCTGGGGCAGAACGAGCCCCACATGCCGCACAACGCCACCTTCCcggactccttccagcagcccagcagccacccCTTCCCCCACTCGCCCAGCAGCAGCTACCCCAACtcacctgggagcagcagcagcacctacCCCCATTCTCCAGCCAGCTCAGACCCGGGCAGCCCTTTCCAGATGCCAG CTGATACTCCCCCGCCCACTTACCTGCCTCCGGAAGATCCGATGACACACGATACCTCGCAGCCCATGGATACCAACATGATGGCACCTGCAATTCCCCCTGACGTGCACAGAGGAG ATGTCCAGGCCGTCGCTTACGAAGAGCCCAAGCACTGGTGCTCCATCGTCTACTACGAGCTGAACAACCGCGTCGGGGAGGCGTTCCACGCGTCCTCCACCAGCATCCTGGTGGATGGCTTCACTGACCCCTCCAACAACAAGAACAGGttctgcctggggctgctctccaaCGTCAACCGCAACTCCACCATTGAGAACACCAGGCGGCACATCGGCAAAG GTGTCCATCTGTACTACGTTGGAGGGGAGGTGTACGCTGAGTGTTTGAGCGACAGCAGCATCTTCGTGCAAAGCCGGAACTGCAACTACCACCACGGCTTCCACCCCACCACGGTCTGCAAAATCCCCAGTGGCTGCAGTCTGAAGATTTTCAATAATCAAGAGTTTGCTCAGCTCCTGGCTCAGTCTGTGAACCATGGCTTTGAGACAGTGTACGAGCTTACTAAGATGTGCACTCTCCGGATGAGTTTTGTAAAG ggctggggagctgaaTATCATCGCCAGGATGTAACGAGCACTCCATGCTGGATAGAGATACATCTCCATGGTCCCCTTCAGTGGCTGGATAAAGTACTTACTCAGATGGGCTCTCCTCATAATCCTATTTCTTCAGTGTCTTAA